In Sebaldella sp. S0638, one genomic interval encodes:
- the metK gene encoding methionine adenosyltransferase, whose translation MSKNLFFTSEFVSPGHPDKICDQISDAVLDACLIDDPQSRVACEVFATTGLVMVGGEITTNTYIDIQKIIREKIEEIGYRQGMGFDADCGVLNTIHSQSPDIAMGVDTGGAGDQGIMFGGAVNETPELMPLALTLARAIINRLTILTRSNELAWARPDAKAQVTLAYDEHGEKVEYVDTVVLSVQHDEEVTQEEIKKELKEKVIKPVLEKYGLDPEKVKKYHINPTGRFVIGGPHGDTGLTGRKIIVDTYGGFFRHGGGAFSGKDPSKVDRSAAYAARWIAKNIVSAGIADKCEVQLSYAIGVAEPTSIKVDTFGKSKVSEEKIAEAVAQIFDLTPRGIEKSLELREGKFRYQDLAAFGHIGRTDIDLPWERVNKAEELKKILL comes from the coding sequence ATGTCAAAAAATTTGTTTTTTACATCAGAATTTGTATCACCGGGACATCCGGACAAAATATGCGACCAGATATCGGATGCAGTTTTGGATGCGTGTCTTATAGATGACCCGCAGTCAAGAGTGGCATGTGAAGTTTTTGCTACAACAGGTCTCGTAATGGTCGGGGGAGAAATTACTACCAACACTTATATTGATATACAAAAAATAATAAGAGAAAAGATCGAGGAAATAGGATATAGACAGGGAATGGGCTTTGATGCCGACTGCGGTGTACTGAATACCATTCATTCACAATCTCCGGATATTGCCATGGGAGTGGACACGGGAGGTGCCGGAGATCAGGGGATAATGTTCGGCGGTGCGGTAAATGAGACACCTGAATTAATGCCTCTTGCTCTTACATTAGCCAGAGCAATAATAAACAGATTAACAATACTTACCAGATCAAATGAACTTGCATGGGCAAGACCCGATGCAAAAGCACAGGTTACACTTGCTTATGATGAACACGGAGAAAAAGTGGAATATGTGGACACTGTTGTATTATCAGTACAGCATGACGAGGAAGTAACTCAGGAAGAAATAAAAAAAGAACTGAAAGAAAAAGTTATTAAGCCTGTACTTGAAAAATACGGACTTGATCCTGAAAAAGTAAAAAAATATCATATAAATCCTACAGGAAGATTCGTAATAGGAGGGCCTCACGGAGATACAGGACTTACAGGAAGAAAAATAATAGTGGACACATACGGCGGATTCTTTAGACACGGCGGAGGGGCATTCTCAGGAAAAGATCCTTCGAAAGTGGACAGATCAGCTGCATATGCTGCGAGATGGATAGCTAAAAATATAGTATCAGCAGGAATAGCGGATAAATGTGAAGTACAGCTTTCTTATGCAATAGGAGTAGCCGAGCCTACGTCTATAAAGGTGGACACGTTCGGTAAATCAAAGGTTTCAGAGGAAAAAATAGCGGAAGCTGTGGCACAGATATTTGATCTGACACCAAGAGGAATAGAGAAAAGTCTTGAGCTGAGAGAGGGAAAATTCAGATATCAGGATCTGGCAGCATTTGGACATATAGGAAGAACAGATATTGATCTGCCATGGGAAAGAGTAAATAAAGCAGAGGAATTAAAGAAAATTTTGTTATAA
- a CDS encoding sulfite exporter TauE/SafE family protein — MLYFILSLVTSTLGSLIGIGGGVILRPSLKLLGESAKSAAALSTFTVFIMAAFSTYKYNKNKKIDFRTGIKTGLFIVPGSYIGTFAIAYVPESFINFTYLFVLFVLICLMFFKEKIHKIEVNYFFKLLISLIIGFCAGILGIGGGPFLIPLLMFVFQTEIKKIPGTSVFIVFISSLFSLAQHIFDNNIDYIKALPLAAAAIIGSVIGTKLNRKISDKTVINLYNIIMIMLFLGSLAALAAGK, encoded by the coding sequence ATGCTATATTTTATTTTATCATTAGTGACTTCCACATTGGGAAGCCTTATTGGAATAGGAGGAGGGGTAATATTAAGACCTTCTCTGAAATTATTGGGAGAGAGTGCAAAATCAGCGGCGGCTCTTTCTACATTTACGGTTTTTATAATGGCTGCTTTTAGTACATATAAATATAATAAGAATAAAAAAATAGATTTTAGAACAGGTATAAAAACAGGTTTGTTCATAGTTCCCGGAAGCTATATCGGGACATTTGCCATTGCTTATGTACCTGAAAGTTTTATAAATTTCACATATTTATTTGTTTTGTTTGTTTTGATATGTCTTATGTTTTTTAAGGAAAAAATACATAAGATAGAAGTGAATTATTTTTTCAAACTGCTGATTTCCCTTATAATAGGATTTTGTGCAGGAATTTTGGGTATAGGAGGCGGGCCGTTTCTAATACCGCTTTTGATGTTTGTATTTCAGACAGAAATAAAAAAGATTCCGGGAACAAGCGTGTTTATAGTGTTTATAAGCTCATTGTTCAGTCTGGCACAGCATATATTTGATAATAATATTGACTATATAAAGGCACTGCCTCTTGCAGCAGCGGCTATAATCGGTTCTGTCATCGGAACAAAATTAAACAGGAAAATAAGCGATAAAACAGTAATAAACTTATATAATATTATTATGATTATGTTATTTTTAGGCAGTCTGGCAGCTTTGGCAGCCGGCAAATAA